A stretch of DNA from Bradyrhizobium algeriense:
CGTCATGCCCGAAGATGATGCGGCCCGGATGGAGCGAAGCGAAATCCGGGATGGAGTTGGGGTGATCCCGGATATCGCGGAGCCTATCATCACTGTGCGCGCCCCGCGACGAGCGCAATTGCGCTCGCACAGTGATGACAGGCTCCGCGATGTCCGGAAACGGTGTTAGAGCAACCCCGGATTTCGCTTCGCTCCATCTACGAAGCTGGTTTGCCCGTCGGCTATTTCGATGCAACTTGCCGCGGTCATTCCGGGGCCGACGTAACGCCTTCGCGTCACGTTTTCGTCATCGGCCAGCGGTTAGCTGAGCGCTCGCCGCAACGGTTCCGCCGTCATCGCAGTGCAAAAAACATGAGATCCGCATAGAGCGGCGCGTTGGCTACGCGGATGCATAACGATTGTGCTTGATCCCGCCGGGTTCTTGACGAGACTGGGAACCGATCACATCTGTGGCCTCCGCCATAAGTTCCACGGCGGCTTTCATCCATCAGGGATGTCGAGAGGGGAGATGGGGTTTGACTGCAACTGAGCAATTGAAACGTCCGGTTTTGCCGGCGGGGGTCGACATTCGCTCACCTCGTAGCCTCAAATGGTTGACCCCGCTGCTGGCGCTGGCGCTGTCGGCCTGCGGCGACAAGCCGGCGCAACAGGCGGCCCCCGCGGCGCCTGCCGTCACGGTCGCGCAGCCGGTGAAGCGCACCGTCACGGATTGGGATGAGTTCACCGGGCGGTTCGAGGCAATTCAGGAAGTCCAGGTTCGCGCCCGCGTCGGCGGTTTCGTCACCAGCGTCGAATTCCGAGACGGCTCCATCGTGCGCGCGGGCGATCTGCTTTATGTGATTGACGCCCGTCCGTTCGAGGCGGTCGCCGAGCAGGCCGATGGCCAGTTGGCGGACGCACGTGCGAGGGCCGAACTTGCCAGGCGTGAGCTCGACCGCGCGCTGACGCTGAACCAGACGCAAGCCGTGTCCGATTCGATCGTCGACCAGCGCCGGCAGACCCTGCAGGCGGCGCGCGCCGCGGAAATGCAGGCCGAAGGCGCGCTCAAGGCCGCCAAGCTCAATATCGAGTTCAGCCATGTGATGGCGCCCATCACCGGCCGGGTGAGCCGTCATCTGGTCACGCCGGGCAATCTCGTGCAGGGCAGCGAGGGCGGCGCGACGCTGCTCACCTCGATCGTCTCGCTCGATCCGATCTACATCTATTTCGACGTCGACGAGGCGACCTACCTGCGAAACAGCCGGCTCTGGTTCGAAGGCAAGCGCCCGAGTTCGCGCGATACGCCGAACCCGGTCGAGGTGACGCTGACCGGCGGGACCAAGCCCTCGCATGAGGGCAAGATGGATTTCCTCGACAACCGCCTGGATGTCTCGACCGGGACGCTGCGCAGCCGCGCCGTCATCCAGAACAAGGATCTCTCGATCCTGCCCGGCCAGTTCGGCCGGGTTCGGATCATCGGCAGCGCGCCCTATGAGGCGCTGCTGCTGCCGGACACGGCTGTCGCGACCGACCAGTCGCGGAAGATCGTTTTCGTCGTCAAGGACGACAATACGGTCGAGGCAAAGCCGGTGACGCTTGGGCCGCTCGATGAAGGCCTGCGCGTGATCCGTGAGGGCCTGAAGCCGGAAGACCGCGTCATAATCGACGGTCTGCAACGGGCGCGGGTGGGGGCAAAGGTCACCCCGCGGCCCGGCGACATCAAGCCGGCCGGTGCCAAGACATGAATCTCGGCCGGCTCTCCATCAACCAGCCCATTTTGGCGATGGTGCTGTCGATCGTGCTGCTGATCGTCGGCGCGATCGCCTATACGACGCTGCCGGTTTCGGAATATCCGCAAGTGGTGCCGCCGACGGTGACGATCACCACACAATATCCCGGCGCCTCCGCGCAGACCGTCTCCGATACGGTCGCCGCTCCGATCGAGCAGGAGATCAACGGCGTCGAGGACATGCTGTATCTCTACAGCCAGGCCACCTCGAACGGACAGTTGACGATCACGGTCACGTTCAAGCTCGGCACTGATTTGGACAAGGCGCAGGTGCTGGTGCAGAACCGCGTCGCGATCGCGCAGCCGCGGCTGCCCGAAGAGGTGCAGCGCAACGGCGTCGTCACCCGCAAGAACAGCCCCGACATATTGATGGTCGTGTTCATGCTGTCGCCGGACGACACGTTCGACCAGCTCTATATCTCGAACTACGCGCTGTTGCAGGTCCGTGACCAGTTGCTCCGGCTCGACGGCGTCGGCGACATCCAGATTTTCGGCGCGCGCGACTATTCGATGCGGCTGTGGCTCGATCCGGACAAGATCTCCACGCTGGGCCTGACCGCCGGCGAGGTGGTGGCGGCGATCCGCTCGCAAAACGTGCAGATCGCGGGCGGGCAGATCGCGGAACCCCCGATTGCCGACCGCGCCTTCTCGCCGAATCTCACCTTTACCGGCCGCCTGAAGGACCCGAAACAGTTCGAGGAGATCGTGGTCAAGGCCGGCGCCGACGGGCGCACGGTCAAGCTGCGCGACGTCGCGCGGATCGAACTCGGCGCGCTGGCCTATTCGACCAACAGCTTCCTGCTGCGGAAATCCGCCGTCGCCATGCTGGTGACCCAGCGGCCCGGCTCCAATGCGCTCGCGACCGCCAAGGGCATTTCGAACACCATGGAGCGGCTGAAGGCGAGCTTCCCGAAAGGGCTCGACTACAATATCGGCTACAATCCGACCGAATTCATCGCACAGTCCGTCAGCGAGCTGATCAAGACGATCTACGAGGCGATGGCGCTGGTCGTGATCGTGGTGCTGGTGTTCTTGCAGGGCTGGCGGCCCGCCATCATTCCGATCATCGCGATCCCGGTGTCGCTGGTCGGCACCTTTGCCGTGATGGCAGCATTGGGATTCTCGATCAACAATCTCACGCTGTTCGGCCTCGTGCTCGCGGTGGGCATCGTGGTCGACGATGCGATCGTGGTGGTCGAAAACGTCGAACGCCATCTCGAGCACGGCATGAACCGGCGTGACGCCGCGCTTCGCACCATGCAGGAGGTCGGCAGCGCACTGGTTTCGATTGCGCTGGTGTTGTGCGCGGTGTTCGTCCCGACGGCGTTCCTTGGCGGCATCTCCGGGCAGTTCTTCCAGCAGTTTGCCGTCACTATTGCGGTCGCGACCGCAATTTCCTGCTTCTGCTCGCTGACGCTGTCGCCGGCGCTGGCCTCGCTGATCCTGCAGCCGCACGAGGACAAGAGGCCGCCGGCACGCTGGAATTTCATCGCCCGCGGCTGGGGTGCTTTTACCGGCGTCTTCAATCGCGGCTTCGATCGGTTGGCACACGGCTATGCCAGCGCGGCCGATTTCGTGATCCGGCATTCGGTGGTGATGTTGCTGGTGTACGTGGCGCTGATCGGCGGCGCCGGATGGCTGTTGATGACAACGCCGCAAGGTTTCATCCCGGCGCAGGATCGCGGTTATGTCATTGTCTCCGTGCAATTGCCGGGCGCGGCGTCGCTGGCGCGCACCACCGAAGTGGTCCGCGAGATCGAGCGCATTGCGCTGGATACGCCCGGTATCGTTCGTGTAGCTGCCTTCGCCGGCTTCTCGGGTGCAACCCGAACGCAGGCAAGCAATGCCGCCGCGCTATTTCCCGTATTCGAAGATCCGGAAGAGCGCCACAAGAAGGGACTTTCCGCAGGCGCGATCGCCAACAATCTGCGCAGCCGGCTGGCGAGCATCCAAGGTGCCTTCATCATCGTCATCCCGCCGCCCGCGGTACCCGGCATCGGCACCGGCGGCGGCTTCACCATGCGGATTCAGGACCGCCAGGGCCGCGGCTCCGAGATGCTTGCCGCGGCGACGGGTGAACTGGTCGGTGCGGCGAGCAAGGTGCCGGGCCTGACACAGGTGTTCTCCACTTTTGCGGCCAACACGCCGCAACTGTTCGTCGACATCGACCGCGTCAAGGCTCAGAAGCTCGGCGTGCCGATTGCGAACATCAACGATACGATCCAGACCTATTTCGGCTCGTCCTATGTCAACGATTTCAATCTGTTCGGCCGCACCTACCGCGTCACGGCGCAGGCCGATCTGCCGTTCCGGAAGGAGACATCCGATCTCGCACGCCTGCGCACCCGCAACGCCGCCGGCGACATGGTGATGCTCGGCAGCGTCGTGAGTTTCAGCGACATCTCCGGCCCCGACCGCGTCGCGCGCTACAATCTCTACCCCGCGTCCGAGCTGCAGGGCGAGACGCTGCCAGGCACGAGTTCGGCGACCGCGATCGACATCATGAAGAAGTTGACCGAGGAGACGCTGCCGAGCGGCTTCTCGTTCGAATGGACCGACCTGTCCTATCAGCAGGTCACCGGCGGCAACACCGGCCTTTACGTGTTTCCGATCTGCGTGCTGTTCGTGTATCTCGTGCTGGCAGCACAATACGGCTCGTGGAGCCTGCCAATCGCGGTCATCCTGATCGTGCCGATGTGTCTGCTCGCCGCCACCATCGGCGTGCGGATCATGGGGCAGGACGTCAATATCCTGACCCAGATCGGTTTCGTGGTGCTGGTAGGGTTGGCGGCCAAGAACGCCATTCTCATCGTCGAGTTCGCGCGCGATATCGAGCTCGAAGGCAAGCCGCGGCTGGAGGCCGTGATCGAAGCCTGCCGGCTGCGGTTGCGGCCGATCCTGATGACGTCGTTCGCCTTCATCCTCGGCGTGCTCCCGCTGGTGATCTCCTCGGGCTCCGGCTCGGAGATGCGTCAGGCGGTGGGGGTCGCCGTGTTCTTCGGCATGCTCGGCGTTACGCTGTTCGGCCTGATCTTCACGCCGATCTTTTACGTCATCGTGCGGAATCTCGCGGACGGGAAGGGCAAGAAGCCGGCGGCGGCGTGAGTGGCGGATCCGTTCATTACCGTCGTCATTCCCCGGTGGGCAATTGCGCACCAGGAATGACGGATGAGGCGTGGCGCGCGCCTTGCCTTCAAGGGTTCCCCATACTTTTGGCTGATCCGAAATGGATGGGCAGTCGTGGGGTTATTGAATAGTGTTGCCGGGTTCCTCTGGCAAAAAATTCCGGGAGAAAAAAATGAAGTCGGGATTGTTAGCCGCCGTTGCGGTGGGTGGTGTTTTGCTCGCCGCGCCCGCATCGGCGCAGGGCGTCAAGATCGGTATTCTGAACGATCAGTCCGGGGTCTACGCCGATTACGGCGGCAAGTGGTCGTTCGAGGCCGCCAAGATGGCGATCGAGGATTTCGGCGGCGAGGTGCTGGGCCACAAGATCGAGATCGTTTCCGCCGATCACCAGAACAAGCCGGATCTCGGCACGGCCATCGCGCGGCGCTGGTATGAGGTCGAAGGCGTCGACATGATCACCGAACTGACGACTTCCTCGGTCGCGCTTGCGATCCACGATCTCTCCAGGCAGATGAAGAAGATCGACATCGTCGTGGGTGCGGCGACCTCGCGCCTCACCGGCGATGCCTGCCAGCCCTATGGATTCCACTGGGCCTACGACACGCACGCGCTGGCCTACGGCACCGGCGGCGCGCTGGTGGAGTCCGGCGGCGACAGCTGGTTCTTCATGACCGCGGACTACGCTTTCGGCCACGCGTTGGAAAAAGACACCGGCGATTTCGTCAGGGCCAAGGGCGGCAAGGTGCTGGGCGCGGTCCGCATTCCCCTGAACTCGTCGGACTTCTCGTCGTTCCTGCTGCAGGCGCAGAGCTCGAAAGCCAAGATCATCGGTCTCGCAAATGCCGGTCTCGACACCACCAACTCGATCAAGCAGGCGGCGGAATTCGGCATCGTCAAGAGCGGCCAGAAGCTTGCCGGCCTGCTGCTGACGCTGGCCGAAGTCCATGGCCTCGGGCTTGAGGCCGCCCAAGGCCTGGTGCTGACGGAAGGCTATTACTGGGACCGCGACGCCAAGAGCCGCAACCTCGCCGAACGTTTCTTCAAGCGTACCGGCCGCATGCCGAACATGATCCAGGCCGGCACCTATTCGGCGACGCTGCAATATCTGAAGGCGGTCAAGGCGGCAGGCACCAAGGACACCGAGGCGGTGGCGAAGAAGCTGAAGGAGCTTCCGGTGGACGACGACTTCGCGCAAGGCGGCAAGGTGCTGGAAAACGGCCGCATGGTGCACGACCTCTATCTGTTCGAGGTCAAGAAGCCGACGGAGTCGAAGAAGCCGTGGGATTACTACAAGCAGCTTGCCGTGGTGCCTGGAGACAAGGCGTTCCCGGCGGCGAAGGATTCCGGCTGCCCGCTGGTGAAGTAGGTCTTTTCGTCGTCCCTGCGAACGCACTAGGGTTTCTACACGTCTGGCGCGACAGATTGACTCGGTGGGTCATGATGTTATCCCGCGTTTGCGGTTTGTATGATTCTGTTTCTGACGCTTTGATTCGAAGGAGCGTCGGAGATGGAGCACGAGCCGGATTTGTCACTGGGTGAGTTTGGCGACGTTCGCCTCGATAAAAGGGGGCGGCGTTTGTGCAGGCTATGCTTTGCACGCGCAGTGTCTGCTTGCGCCGGATGGCGCAGGGTGACTGGGCCGCGTACATGGCGTACTGGCGGTTCGTGAACAATCCGCAAGTCACGACCGATCGACTGATTGAAGGCTGGAGCAGGCAGACGGCGACCGTGGTCGGCGGGCGTCATGTGCTGGCGATCCAGGACACCAGCGAGGTCAAGTTTCAGACGCGGCAGGGATGTCGGCGTGGACTGGGCAAAGTCGGCAAAGGCAATGCCCGCGGCGTGTTGCTGCATGCCATGATAGCGGTCGATGCCGACAGCGGGGCCTGTCTCGGTCTCACCGGCGGCAAGGTGTGGACGCGCAGGGGCAAAGTTAAGACCCCTCACGACGAGCGGGAGTTGGCCAACAAGGAGTCGGCGCGCTGGGTTACGACGGCTGAGCAGGGCTGCGAGGTTCTGGCTGCGGCGCGCATGATCACCGTCATCAATGACCGTGAAGGGGAGTTCTTTGCGCACTGGGCGCTGACGCCCGGCGACAACGTCCACCTGCTGACGCGGGCTATGCATGATCATGCGCTGGCCGACGGCGGAACCCTTTATCAAGCGGTGGAGCGAGTTCGCTTCTGCGACAAGGCGGTGATCGATCTGCCGCAGCGGATGGATCGCCACGGTCGCCAAGCCCATCTCTCGCTGCGCTTTGGAACCGTCGTGCTTAAGCGGCCGGCGCGACCCGGCGTGAAGGAACTGCCTGAAGGCGTCAAAGTCAGCTTCGTGGAAGTCGTCGAGTTGCACCCCCCGAAGGGGGCTGAGCCCGTTCATTGGCTGCTCTTGACCACTCATTCGATCGCCAATGCGGCCGATGCTTGGCGGATCGTCTCCTGGTACAAGCAGCGCTGGATCATCGAACAGCTCTTTCGCTCGTTGAAGAACCAGGGCTTGCGAATCGAGGACAGTCAGCTCGAAAGCGCCGAGGCCCTGATCAAGCTCGTGACGATCGCTACTAAAGCGGCATGTATCGTCATTCAACTCGTTCAGGCCCGCAATGGTGGCGAACAATTGTCGGTCAAATGCGCCTTCACCCCCGAAGAAATCGAAGCACTTGCCGCCATCAACAAAACCATGAAAGGCAGGACCGAGCTTCAGAAGAACCCGCATCGCCCCCACACGCTTCAGTGGGCGGCATGGATCATCGCCAAGCTCGGCGGATGGACCGGCTACGCCTCGCATCGGCCACCCGGACCAATCACATTTCACAACGGAATGGCTCGCTTCCAAATCATCGTCGCTGCCAGAGCCATCGAAAATGTGTAGAAACGCTAGTGCGAACGCAGGGACCCATAACCACAGGCGCTCGTTGTTAAGGCGAGCGTCTGATATTCTGCCTTATCGATATGCCGCGGCGTATGGGTCCCTGCGTTCGCAGGGACGACGTGGGGATGGAGTTCGCCTCAATCCTCACGCCTGCACCAGCCGCCATACGATCGCGCCGAACGCGCCGACCCACAGCGCGATCGTCGCCAGCGCCTGGATCGCAAAACCCAGGCTGCGGTCCTTGACCGCCCTGGCGTAGCCGAGCACGTAGAGAATCCGGCCGATCGCCCAGACCAGCCCGATGGCGGCCGCGATGCCATCGCCGATATAGATTGCGAACAGCCACAGCGACGGCAGGAAGATCGGCAGCCATTCCAGCGTGTTCATCTGCGCGCGAAACACGCGCTCGAAATCCGGATTGTCCGAAATGGCCGGCAGCTTGACGCCGAACTTGCCGCGCGCCCGCGACACCAGGATGGACGAGTAGAAGTAGACCAGGACCGCCAGCAACGTGACGAGCGCGGTGAAATGATACATCGCTGAAATTCCCCTGTTTCGTGCGAGCGCTTAATAGCCCGTCATTTCCAGATAGCCCACCCCGGAATGGCTGCCGGCAAAGCGGATCGGGCCTTCCCAATAGGGAAAGCTGGTGCCCATCCAGCTTCTCGGATTGAGCGGCGTACATTCAATCGACAGCGCCTTCCTTGGAATGGCGATACGCCATGTCGTCGGAATCTTCCGTTTCCCGATCTCGGTGAAGCTCAGTGGTGTCATCATGATATCGGCGGAGGCGAGTTGTTCGGCCGTGCCGTCGGGCGCGATCCATTTGCCGGAGCCATAATGCTGGCCGTCGATCTGGCGCATCCGGTACAGCATCAGCTTATCGCCGGAATTGAAATGCAGCGAGAGCCAGTCCCATCCGCTTTGATCGGAGGCCAGCGGCTGGCTGCTCCACTCACGATCGAGCCAGGCCATCCCGGTGACGTCGACGGGCTTGTCGTCGATGGTGAGAATGCCCTTCGCCGTATAATGCGGCTGGCTGTAGTAATACGAAGCTTGTTCGCGCAGCGATTTGCGGCTGTAGCCGCCGTCGCCCTGCAGCACCAGCGGCCGCTCCGCATCGAGGCGCAGCGCGTAACTGAAATCGGCGCCCGATGCTTTCAGCACAAGTGGTGCGATATTGTCGTCGTTGACAGGATCGAGCCCGCGCATCTCCCAGGCATCGATCCAGGCGTGAAACGGCTTGGCGTCGACGCCGGCCTGGCCGACCCCGCCGCGCGCGAACGTCTGAGCGAAGCGATGGGTATCGGCGCGGGTGACGGCGGCATGGCCCATCCAGATTTGCTGGTTGGCCCAGCCCTCCTGCGGGCCGCCGGCAGCGATTGCCTGGCGAAACAACGTCCATTGCGCGCCATAGGCCGTGCCATTCGCGTCGGCGAGATTGGCCGTCACATACCACCACTCGATGCGAAATTCCGTATGTGGCCCGTGGTCGGCGGGAAATGCGAACGTCCTGCCGGGGACGACCGACGCAAATCCCTCCGCGCTTTCACCAAGTCCAGCGAAGCCCTGCGCGAGCGCCTTGCCGCCCAATCCTGCGAGCAGCGTGCCACCGATGAAGCCGCGGCGGGTGATCGGGACGCTACCGTTCATTGGCGAATATCCTGATCAGGCTCGTCGGCTGCATGCGCGCCAGCCTGATGACGGGAAGCGCCGCAGCGGCCAGCGCTGCCGCCATCGCCACGCCTGTCAGCCACAGCAGTTGCAGCGGAAAGACATGGAACGGCAACCGCCAGCCGAACGCCTTGACGTTGACGACCGCAAGCAGGCACCACGCGACCAGGAGACCGAGCGGAAGCGCGAAGATGGTGGTGATCAGCGCCACCGACATCGTCTTGAGAAGCTCGATCGCCGCGAGGCGCCGCCGCGTAATGCCGATCGCCCATAGCGGCGCCAGTTGTGGCAGGCGGGAATTGGCAAGCGTCAGCAGGCTCGTCAACAGCGCGACGCCGGCTACCCCAAGCGTGAAGGCGTTCAGCGCGGCGGTCACCGCAAAGGTGCGGTTGAAGATCCGCGTCGATTCCGCCTTCATCGTCGCCTGATCGGCGACATTGCGGTCGTCGAGCGCGAATTTTTCCTGCAGTGCCGATATCAATGCCGGGATATTTGGTGAGGCGACCCGCAATCCCATGCGCGTCAGCGGGATTTCAGGAAAGCGCCGCGTCAACGCGGCGTAGTTCACCGCGATCTGGCCCTTGGGGTTGCCATAATCAGCATAGATGCCGACCACGTCGAGTGCCCAGCTTCCGCCTGACGCGGGCACCTCGATGCGGTCGCCGACCGAAAGGTGCAGGCGCCGCGCCAGTTGTTCGCTGACGAGGGCCGCATTGCCGGGACGAAGCTTGATCCAGGCATTGTCGGCCGATTGCAGCAGCGGCCAGTTGTCGCGATAGGTGGCGTGATCGGGCAGGCCCAGTACCTCGATCGGCGCGCCCGCCAATTGCGTGTCGGCGCGGGCGCCGGGCAGAATCGCCTCGACCTCGGGGCGCTCGCGCAGCCACGCCTTGATCTCGGCTGCCTGGGCGTCGTTGGCGGCGTTGACATAGACATCCGCCGCCAGCCGCCCGTCGAGCCAGACCAGGAACGTACGGCTGAAACTCTCGACCATGGTGGAGACGCCGACATTGACGGATAGTGCGAGCAACAGCGCCATCAAGGCGAGCGACAGTCCGGATAGCTGCTGACGGCTGTCGGCCCAGAACCAGACGCTGACCGGGGTTCGCGCATACCGCTGACCAAGCGACAGCATGAATTCCAGAAACATCGGCAGGATCAGCGCCGCGCCGAGCATCAGCGCCGCGAGCACGGCAAACCCCGAAATCAGGGAATCGCCGAACCAGAGCAGACCGGCCGCGGCCGCGAACGCTGCGAGCGCCAGCGCGCTCTGGTAGGTCAGCCAGCGCCGCTGAGCCTGTTGCCACGCGTAGGGCTGGGCGGTGGCGAGCAGCGGCAGCCGCAGCGCCTTGGTCAGGCTGGCGGCGGCGGCCGCGAGCGCGCCGGCTATGCTGATGGCGATGCCCGCGATCCACCATTGCGGCTTGAGCGTCAGGTGCCCCGGAATCTGCGCGCCATAAAGTCCGCGCAGCGATGCGGCGACGTCGGGCAGCAGCGCACCGGCGATGAAGTAGCCGCATACGAGACCGATCAGCCCCGCGATCAGCGCCAGCGACACCAGCTCAAGCACCAGCACGGCGTTGAGCATCCGCGCCGAGACGCCGCAGGCGCGCAACGTGCGCAGCACCGGCAGCCGCTGCTCGAAGGCAAGCCCGATCGCCGAATTGACGATGAAGAGCCCGACAAAGAATGACAGCAACCCGAACGCGGTCAGGTTCAGGTGAAAACTGTCGGTGAGGCGTTCGAGGTCGCTCTCCGCATCGGGTTCGATCAGGCGAAGCCTGTCGCCGGCAATGCTTTCAAGGGTTGCGCGTCTGGCCGCCGTCTTGCCGATCAGCAGGCGCGAAAGCTGATCCGGCATTTTCAACAGGCCCTGTGCGATGCCGATGTCGACGACCAATACGCCAGGTACGAGATTAGGCTGCACGCGAAGCGGCGGCAGCAACGCGCCGCCATTGGCCTCCGGGCGGGCGCCCTCCGCGAGCTTGAGATCGGAAAGCGTTTCCGGCGCCACCAGCATCGCGCCCGGCGGCGTCATGAAGGATAGCAGATCGGCTCTGCCGATCGCAGGCGCGTTGCCGACTTCCGCGGGCAGCGTCACCGGTTCGATGCCCAGCAGCCGGAACGACCGTCCCTCGATCTGGATGCGGCCTTCGAGCACCGGCGAGACCGGCCAGCCGGCGCGGCGCAAATCGACGAAGAGTTCTTGCGGAAAGCTTGCGCCGCTGCGGGCGACCAGCATGGCGGTGCGCGTGCCGCCAAACGTGGCGGCGGCGCGATCGTAGGAGGTGCGCGCCTGCTGATTGAGCGCCTGAACGCCGCTCCACAGCGCGGTCGCCGAGATCAATCCGATCAGCAGGGTCGCAAGCTGCATCGGATGCCGCCGCCAATGGCTCAGCAATACGGCCAGCGTCCACAGCGCGCGTTTCACGCGATCACCCCGGCATGGAGATTCACCTTCCGGTCGAGCGTGGCGGCGAGCCGTTCGCTGTGGGTCACCATCAGAAAACCGCAGCCGCTGCGCGCCACCAGATCGCGCGCCAGCGCCAGCACCTCGTCGGCGGTGTCCTCGTCGAGATTGCCGGTAGGCTCGTCCGCCAGCAGCAGCAGCGGCTTTACCGCCAGTGCCCGGCCGATCGCGACGCGTTGTTGCTGGCCGCCGGACAATTGCTCGGGATAGCGTTTGAGGAAATTGCTGAGCCCGAGCCGCTCCACCAGTTCGCGGTGCCAGGCCGCGTCATGACGGCCGGCAATGCGCGACTGGAAAACCAAATTGTCTTCCACCGTGAGACTCGGAATCAGGTTGAATTGCTGAAACACCAGGCCGAGCCGGTCGCGGCGCAATTCCGCGCGTCCGGCATCGTTGAGTTCGCAGACCTGTGCATCGGCCAGCCTGATCTCGCCGGCATCGGCTGCATCGAGCCCTGCGATCAGGTGCAGGAGCGTGCTCTTGCCGCTGCCGGATTCACCCGTCAGCGCGACGCTCTCGCCCGCGGCGACCGAGAGGTTCACCCCGCGCAGCACCGCGATCTCTTCGCCGGCCGTGCGGTAGCTCTTGGTCAGGCCGGTCACGTGAAGCACGTTGGGATTGCCGTTGGTCATGCGCGACGATGGACCGATCTGACCATGAAAATCCCCTGACGTGATGGCATGCAACATATCAGGGCGGACGCCCCGGATCACGCCTCAATCGCGCCGCGACGTGATCGTGATCCGGTTGTGGCGCGCGCCTGCCGCAGCAGCCGGCAGTTGCGCAAGCGGCATCCGCGGAAAAATCCGGGTTGCCTTGCCCGCGAGCCCCCTTGTAGCATTGGAACCGGCCGATCCTAAGAGCCAGCAAAGGTAAACGGGGAAACCAGCCATGACCGCGCAGCCGACGCCCAAGGGCGCATGGACAATCACCTTCCTGTTGTTCCTGTTCATGCTGGTGAACTTTGCCGACAAGATCGTGGTCGGCCTCGCCGGCGCGCCGATCATGGACGAACTGAAGCTCTCGCCGGAGCAGTTCGGCTTCCTCGGCTCCTCGTTCTTCATCCTGTTTTCGATCTCGGCCATCGTCGTCGGGTTCATCGTCAACCGCATCGACACCCGCTGGGTGCTGCTCGCGATGGCGGTGATCTGGTCGGTGGCGCAGTTTCCGATGGTCGGCACCGTCGGTTTCACCACGCTCGTGATCTGCCGCATCATCCTCGGCGCGGGCGAGGGGCCGGCCTTCGCGGTGGCGGCGCACGCAGTCTACAAGTGGTTTCCCGACGAGAAGCGAACGCTCCCCACCGCGATTCTCTCGCAGGGCTCGGCGTTCGGCGTGATCCTCGCGGTGCCCGCCCTGAACTGGATCATCGTCAATCATAGCTGGCACTATGCCTTCGGTGCGCTCGGCGTCGTCGGCCTGATGTGGGTGGTGGCGTGGCTGGCGATGGGCAAGGAAGGGCCGCTGGTGCAGACGGTCGCAACGGCGGCTGGCGACCAGCGCGTACCTTACTTCCAGCTTCTGACCTCGCGAACCTTCATCGGCTGCTGCGCCGCGACCTTCGGCGCTTATTGGGCGCTGTCGCTCGGGTTGACCTGGTTCACGCCCTTCATCGTCAAGGGGCTCGGCTTTTCGCAACAGGATGCAGGCTGGGTTTCTGTGCTGCCCTGGGTGTTCGGCGCCACTATCGTGCTGCTGACGGGCTGGATTTCGCAGGTGATGCTGATGCGCGGATACAGCACGCGCGGCGCTCGCGGCGTGCTCGGGTCAGTGCCCCTGATCGTCGGCGGGTCGATCCTGGCGGCGCTGCCGCATGTCAACGGCGCGGGATGGCAGATCGCATTCCTCGTGGTCGGCTCCGGGCTCTGCGGTTCGATCTATGTCGTCTGCCCGCCGATGCTCGGCGAATTCACGCCGGTCCAGCAGCGCGGCGCCGTGCTCGCGAT
This window harbors:
- a CDS encoding MFS transporter encodes the protein MTAQPTPKGAWTITFLLFLFMLVNFADKIVVGLAGAPIMDELKLSPEQFGFLGSSFFILFSISAIVVGFIVNRIDTRWVLLAMAVIWSVAQFPMVGTVGFTTLVICRIILGAGEGPAFAVAAHAVYKWFPDEKRTLPTAILSQGSAFGVILAVPALNWIIVNHSWHYAFGALGVVGLMWVVAWLAMGKEGPLVQTVATAAGDQRVPYFQLLTSRTFIGCCAATFGAYWALSLGLTWFTPFIVKGLGFSQQDAGWVSVLPWVFGATIVLLTGWISQVMLMRGYSTRGARGVLGSVPLIVGGSILAALPHVNGAGWQIAFLVVGSGLCGSIYVVCPPMLGEFTPVQQRGAVLAIYGAIYTLAGFIAPLVMGVVIQNAAVPLDGYMTGFTINAVVMAASGLLGLLLLWPNTERARLMREAAAQPKFA